In a single window of the Zea mays cultivar B73 chromosome 5, Zm-B73-REFERENCE-NAM-5.0, whole genome shotgun sequence genome:
- the LOC100381503 gene encoding uncharacterized protein isoform X2 — MLSPRQRRSIAPRSPLLTPSTWKASRHRSPALPCSRALHGRQAGAQIAARPPSTWKASRRPNRCSPALYMEGKLAPKSLLADGICVLSPRQRCSIRSALPLLPPSTWKMESVLLKIRLHSDGCADRIRRRIGKIEGVKDVVLEANAKDEVEVTGTMDIPNMVSYLTTGSKLLAHDIRDGLKH, encoded by the exons ATGCTCTCTCCTCGCCAACGCCGCTCGATCGCTCCGCGCTCTCCCTTGCTCACGCCCTCTACATGGAAGGCAAGCCGGCACCGGAGCCCCGCTCTTCCCTGCTCTCGCGCTCTACATGGAAGGCAAGCCGGCGCCCAAATCGCTGCTCGCCCGCCCTCTACATGGAAGGCAAGCCGGCGCCCAAATCGCTGCTCGCCCGCCCTCTACATGGAAGGCAAGCTGGCACCCAAATCACTGCTCGCGGACGGGATCTGCGTGCTCTCTCCTCGCCAACGCTGCTCGATCCGCTCCGCGCTCCCCCTGCTCCCGCCCTCTACATGGAAG ATGGAGTCGGTGCTGCTCAAGATCCGCCTGCACAGCGACGGCTGCGCCGACCGCATCAGGCGACGCATCGGCAAGATCGAAG GCGTCAAGGATGTGGTGCTGGAGGCCAATGCCAAGGACGAGGTGGAGGTCACGGGCACCATGGACATACCGAACATGGTCTCCTACCTCACAACAGGGTCCAAGCTCTTGGCACATGATATACGGGATGGACTTAAACACTGA
- the CNR10 gene encoding cell number regulator 10, with the protein MYPPKASGDPAAGAAPVTGFPVGGPAASSQWSSGLLDCFDDCGLCCLTCWCPCITFGRVAEIVDRGATSCGTAGALYAVLAYFTGCQWIYSCTYRAKMRAQLGLPETPCCDCLVHFCCEPCALCQQYKELKARGFDPVLGWDRNATMLPPSAQGMGR; encoded by the exons ATGTATCCGCCCAAGGCCAGCGGCGATCCGGCCGCCGGGGCGGCGCCGGTGACTGGCTTCCCCGTCGGCGGGCCTGCCGCCTCCTCCCAGTGGTCCTCCGGCCTGTTGGACTGCTTCGACGACTGCGGCCTCT GCTGCCTGACGTGCTGGTGCCCGTGCATCACGTTCGGGCGCGTGGCGGAGATCGTGGACCGCGGCGCGACGTCGTGCGGCACGGCGGGGGCGCTGTACGCGGTGCTGGCCTACTTCACGGGCTGCCAGTGGATCTACTCGTGCACGTACCGCGCCAAGATGCGCGCCCAGCTCGGCCTCCCCGAGACCCCCTGCTGCGACTGCCTCGTCCACTTCTGCTGCGAGCCGTGCGCGCTCTGCCAGCAGTACAAGGAGCTCAAGGCCCGCGGCTTCGACCCCGTCCTCGGCTGGGACCGCAACGCCACTATGCTGCCTCCGTCCGCACAGGGGATGGGCCGCTGA
- the LOC100381503 gene encoding uncharacterized protein isoform X1, with the protein MLSPRQRRSIAPRSPLLTPSTWKASRHRSPALPCSRALHGRQAGAQIAARPPSTWKASRRPNRCSPALYMEGKLAPKSLLADGICVLSPRQRCSIRSALPLLPPSTWKMESVLLKIRLHSDGCADRIRRRIGKIEAGVKDVVLEANAKDEVEVTGTMDIPNMVSYLTTGSKLLAHDIRDGLKH; encoded by the exons ATGCTCTCTCCTCGCCAACGCCGCTCGATCGCTCCGCGCTCTCCCTTGCTCACGCCCTCTACATGGAAGGCAAGCCGGCACCGGAGCCCCGCTCTTCCCTGCTCTCGCGCTCTACATGGAAGGCAAGCCGGCGCCCAAATCGCTGCTCGCCCGCCCTCTACATGGAAGGCAAGCCGGCGCCCAAATCGCTGCTCGCCCGCCCTCTACATGGAAGGCAAGCTGGCACCCAAATCACTGCTCGCGGACGGGATCTGCGTGCTCTCTCCTCGCCAACGCTGCTCGATCCGCTCCGCGCTCCCCCTGCTCCCGCCCTCTACATGGAAG ATGGAGTCGGTGCTGCTCAAGATCCGCCTGCACAGCGACGGCTGCGCCGACCGCATCAGGCGACGCATCGGCAAGATCGAAG CAGGCGTCAAGGATGTGGTGCTGGAGGCCAATGCCAAGGACGAGGTGGAGGTCACGGGCACCATGGACATACCGAACATGGTCTCCTACCTCACAACAGGGTCCAAGCTCTTGGCACATGATATACGGGATGGACTTAAACACTGA
- the LOC100381503 gene encoding uncharacterized protein isoform X4, translating to MHDGSFSVKVRTVDGFQGAEEDVIIFSTVRSNTAGKIGFLADTNRTNVALTRAKHCLWILGNVKTLASGKTIWRQIVDDARRGAVSWTPRTTRTSHAP from the exons ATGCACGATGGGTCGTTCTCGGTGAAGGTGCGGACCGTGGACGGGTTCCAGGGCGCGGAGGAGGACGTGATCATCTTCTCCACCGTGCGGAGTAACACCGCCGGCAAGATTGGCTTCCTCGCCGACACCAACCGCACCAATGTCGCGCTGACGCGGGCCAA ACATTGCCTGTGGATCCTGGGCAACGTGAAGACGCTGGCGAGCGGCAAAACGATATGGCGGCAGATCGTGGACGACGCAAGGAGAGGGGCTGTTTCTTGGACGCCAAGGACGACCAGGACCTCGCATGCGCCATAA
- the LOC100281224 gene encoding cell number regulator 9, producing MYPAKPAASSSQPAAEMAQPVVGIPISSPGAVAVGPVVGKWSSGLCACSDDCGLCCLTCWCPCITFGRIAEIVDRGATSCGVAGTIYTLLACFTGCHWIYSCTYRSRMRAQLGLPEACCCDCCVHFCCEPCALSQQYRELKARGFDPDLGWDVNAQKAAAAAAMYPPPAEGMMIR from the exons ATGTATCCGGCCAAGCCCGCCGCCTCCTCCAGCCAGCCAGCGGCCGAGATGGCGCAGCCGGTGGTCGGCATCCCCATCAGCAGCCCCGGCGCGGTCGCGGTCGGGCCGGTCGTCGGCAAGTGGTCCTCCGGCCTCTGCGCCTGCTCCGACGACTGCGGCCTCT GCTGCCTGACGTGCTGGTGCCCGTGCATCACGTTCGGCCGCATCGCGGAGATCGTGGACCGCGGCGCGACGTCGTGCGGCGTGGCGGGGACCATCTACACGCTGCTGGCCTGCTTCACGGGCTGCCACTGGATCTACTCCTGCACGTACCGCTCCAGGATGCGCGCGCAGCTCGGCCTCCCCGAAGCCTGCTGCTGCGACTGCTGCGTCCACTTCTGCTGCGAGCCCTGCGCGCTCTCCCAGCAGTACAGGGAGCTCAAGGCCCGCGGATTCGACCCCGACCTCGGCTGGGACGTCAACGCGCAgaaggccgccgccgccgccgccatgtaCCCGCCGCCGGCGGAGGGGATGATGATCCGCTAA
- the LOC100381503 gene encoding uncharacterized protein isoform X3, whose protein sequence is MLSPRQRRSIAPRSPLLTPSTWKASRHRSPALPCSRALHGRQAGAQIAARPPSTWKASRRPNRCSPALYMEGKLAPKSLLADGICVLSPRQRCSIRSALPLLPPSTWKMESVLLKIRLHSDGCADRIRRRIGKIEESIDTRKAIRLGVVSPYKGQVRPSRRSLASRCTRCTMGRSR, encoded by the exons ATGCTCTCTCCTCGCCAACGCCGCTCGATCGCTCCGCGCTCTCCCTTGCTCACGCCCTCTACATGGAAGGCAAGCCGGCACCGGAGCCCCGCTCTTCCCTGCTCTCGCGCTCTACATGGAAGGCAAGCCGGCGCCCAAATCGCTGCTCGCCCGCCCTCTACATGGAAGGCAAGCCGGCGCCCAAATCGCTGCTCGCCCGCCCTCTACATGGAAGGCAAGCTGGCACCCAAATCACTGCTCGCGGACGGGATCTGCGTGCTCTCTCCTCGCCAACGCTGCTCGATCCGCTCCGCGCTCCCCCTGCTCCCGCCCTCTACATGGAAG ATGGAGTCGGTGCTGCTCAAGATCCGCCTGCACAGCGACGGCTGCGCCGACCGCATCAGGCGACGCATCGGCAAGATCGAAG AGTCGATTGACACGAGGAAGGCGATCCGCCTGGGAGTGGTGTCGCCCTACAAGGGCCAGGTCCGGCCATCGAGGAGAAGCTTGGCAAGCAGGTGTACTCGATGCACGATGGGTCGTTCTCGGTGA
- the LOC100381503 gene encoding uncharacterized protein LOC100381503 codes for MPPPAGRALRCSHRRSRPRQCSLLANAARSLRALPCSRPLHGRQAGTGAPLFPALALYMEGKPAPKSLLARPLHGRQAGAQIAARPPSTWKASWHPNHCSRTGSACSLLANAARSAPRSPCSRPLHGRWSRCCSRSACTATAAPTASGDASARSKASRMWCWRPMPRTRWRSRAPWTYRTWSPTSQQGPSSWHMIYGMDLNTDKGLLLVADNFGFLYLVD; via the exons ATGCCCCCGCCAGCCGGCCGCGCTCTTCGCTGCTCTCACCGTAGATCCCGTCCGCGCCAATGCTCTCTCCTCGCCAACGCCGCTCGATCGCTCCGCGCTCTCCCTTGCTCACGCCCTCTACATGGAAGGCAAGCCGGCACCGGAGCCCCGCTCTTCCCTGCTCTCGCGCTCTACATGGAAGGCAAGCCGGCGCCCAAATCGCTGCTCGCCCGCCCTCTACATGGAAGGCAAGCCGGCGCCCAAATCGCTGCTCGCCCGCCCTCTACATGGAAGGCAAGCTGGCACCCAAATCACTGCTCGCGGACGGGATCTGCGTGCTCTCTCCTCGCCAACGCTGCTCGATCCGCTCCGCGCTCCCCCTGCTCCCGCCCTCTACATGGAAG ATGGAGTCGGTGCTGCTCAAGATCCGCCTGCACAGCGACGGCTGCGCCGACCGCATCAGGCGACGCATCGGCAAGATCGAAG GCGTCAAGGATGTGGTGCTGGAGGCCAATGCCAAGGACGAGGTGGAGGTCACGGGCACCATGGACATACCGAACATGGTCTCCTACCTCACAACAGGGTCCAAGCTCTTGGCACATGATATACGGGATGGACTTAAACACTGACAAAGGTCTTCTTTTGGTGGCAGATAACTTTGGTTTTCTTTACTT AGTCGATTGA
- the LOC103625736 gene encoding uncharacterized protein LOC103625736 precursor, protein MPAAVAAAAAAASAGAVLLCLLLNCRPQPALDAQRESERGEDEASPLLSGSGPGSDREEEEPWPDRAPVTCCEAAAVAARTARRTWELTVGRWGLHGLAFGIKRHMKRQGNLQHEYSGNDCLQLKGHQTYTEVSSLLEHLKLCMFFSKKSFSAFLKFGGYKQEDILIHKARARLMQPSFALVCDKRTKCLLLFIRGAISTKERLTAATSAEVPFHHIILSEGKISNVVLGYAHCGMLAGARWIAKLVIPHLHNKMQEFSGYHIKVIGHSMGAGIGAILTYILHEHYEFLSCSCLAFAPPACMTWELAESGKDFITSLVNRNDVVPAFSKVSSESLRSEVMVSSKLDDVQDHFHHGLFATISQRVAFIRSHMLSISHSTGKIADYGSSISEPLLKDTIPPTANGHGVDCSQQQQVVASEETVVVLVNNNDHFTSLKAADSGVTSQEGSDSNAASSDSPQRPPPPADEAPNQNGTGKDKQKEPVSAGCSSSRQLFPPGRIIHMVALPPQQPDPNSDDGTSSGEVVGIYETPRGLYGKIRLAPNMIKEHYMPSYIRTMESLLEQLQKDDDDGSVCTCTAPSDL, encoded by the exons ATGCCCGCCGCCGTCGCTGCTGCTGCGGCCGCTGCGTCGGCCGGTGCGGTCCTGCTCTGCCTGCTCCTCAACTGCCGCCCACAGCCGGCGCTGGACGCCCAGAGGGAGAGTGAAAGGGGGGAGGACGAGGCGTCGCCGCTCCTGTCGGGCTCGGGGCCGGGGAGCGACCGCGAGGAGGAGGAGCCGTGGCCGGACAGGGCACCCGTGACCTGCTGCGAGGCGGCCGCGGTAGCCGCGCGCACGGCGCGGCGCACGTGGGAGCTCACCGTCGGGCGGTGGGGCCTCCACGGGCTCGCCTTCGGTATCAAGCGCCACATGAAGCGCCAG GGTAATTTGCAGCATGAGTACAGTGGAAATGACTGTCTCCAACTTAAAGGACATCAGACATATACTGAAGTATCTTCTCTCCTTGAGCACTTGAAGCTTTGCATGTTCTTCTCAAAGAAATCTTTTTCAGCATTTCTGAAGTTTGGTGGGTACAAACAAGAAGACATTCTTATTCACAAGGCTAGGGCGAGG CTCATGCAGCCTTCTTTTGCATTGGTGTGTGACAAAAGAACCAAGTGCTTGCTGCTTTTCATTCGAGGTGCTATCAGCACTAAAGAGCGCCTGACTGCAGCAACTTCTGCTGAAGTTCCTTTTCACCATATAATTCTATCTGAAGGAAAGATCAGCAATGTAGTTTTAGGGTATGCACACTGTGGGATGCTTGCTGGAGCTCGTTGGATCGCAAAACTTGTTATTCCCCATCTTCATAACAAAATGCAGGAATTTTCTGGGTACCACATAAAG GTCATTGGGCATTCAATGGGAGCTGGCATTGGAGCGATTCTGACTTATATTCTCCATGAGCATTATGAGTTCTTGTCATGCAGCTGTCTGGCATTTGCTCCTC CTGCATGTATGACATGGGAGCTGGCGGAGTCAGGAAAGGATTTCATCACTTCTCTTGTCAATAGAAATGATGTGGTACCAGCATTTTCGAAAGTTTCTTCGGAGAGCCTGCGATCTGAG GTGATGGTTTCATCAAAGCTGGATGATGTGCAGGATCACTTTCACCATGGTTTATTCGCCACTATAAGCCAGCGTGTTGCCTTCATCAGGTCCCATATGCTCTCCATCTCTCACTCAACAGGGAAGATTGCAGATTACGGCTCTAGTATTTCTGAG CCTTTGCTTAAAGATACAATACCGCCCACAGCAAATGGACACGGCGTTGACTGCAGCCAGCAGCAACAGGTGGTTGCCTCTGAAGAAACGGTCGTTGTACTGGTTAACAATAACGACCATTTCACCAGTTTGAAGGCCGCTGATTCAGGCGTCACATCACAAGAAGGTTCAGACAGCAACGCGGCATCATCGGACAGTCCACAACGGCCGCCCCCGCCGGCAGACGAAGCCCCGAACCAGAATGGCACCGGAAAGGATAAGCAGAAAGAACCGGTCTCAGCGGGCTGCTCGTCGTCGCGCCAGCTCTTCCCTCCTGGGAGGATCATCCACATGGTCGCGCTGCCGCCGCAGCAGCCGGACCCAAACTCCGACGACGGCACGAGCAGCGGTGAGGTCGTTGGCATATACGAGACGCCGAGGGGTTTGTACGGGAAGATACGGCTCGCGCCCAACATGATTAAAGAACATTACATGCCTAGCTATATACGTACGATGGAATCGTTGTTGGAACAGCTCCAGAAGGACGACGATGATGGCAGTGTATGTACATGTACCGCACCAAGTGACCTGTGA